In Aequorivita sp. H23M31, a single window of DNA contains:
- a CDS encoding uroporphyrinogen-III synthase: MKVKTILVSQPEPKIENSPYFDLIDKQKVKIDFRPFIHVEGVSGKDVRAQKIDLAKYTAIILTSRNSVDHYFRITEELRFKVPDTMKYFCLSEAVAYYLQKYVVYRKRKIYVGKRTFSELAPLIKKYKSEKFLLPSSDKLKADIPLILNELKVDWKEATFYKTVISDLSDLRDVYYDILVFFSPSGIESLFENFPDFKQNKTRIAVFGNTTVKAATDMGLRVDIQAPTPETPSMTMALEKYIKEVNNKK; the protein is encoded by the coding sequence ATGAAAGTGAAAACCATTTTGGTTTCCCAGCCAGAACCTAAAATTGAAAATTCTCCCTATTTCGATTTAATAGATAAGCAAAAAGTAAAGATTGACTTTCGTCCTTTCATTCACGTGGAAGGGGTATCCGGAAAGGATGTTCGTGCCCAAAAAATCGATTTGGCTAAGTATACTGCCATAATTTTGACCAGCAGAAATTCTGTGGATCATTATTTCAGGATTACGGAAGAATTGCGTTTTAAGGTGCCAGATACCATGAAGTATTTCTGCTTGAGCGAAGCCGTAGCTTACTATCTTCAGAAATATGTGGTTTATAGGAAGAGAAAAATCTATGTTGGGAAAAGAACTTTTTCCGAGTTGGCTCCTCTTATAAAAAAATATAAGAGCGAAAAGTTTTTACTTCCTTCGTCGGATAAACTCAAAGCCGATATACCTTTAATTCTCAATGAACTAAAAGTTGATTGGAAAGAAGCTACTTTTTATAAAACGGTGATAAGCGATCTGTCGGATTTGCGTGATGTGTATTACGATATCCTGGTATTTTTCAGCCCAAGCGGAATTGAATCCTTGTTTGAAAATTTTCCCGACTTCAAACAAAATAAAACCCGGATTGCCGTGTTTGGGAACACCACTGTTAAAGCAGCCACAGATATGGGCCTGAGAGTTGATATCCAAGCTCCAACGCCTGAAACTCCTTCTATGACAATGGCTCTAGAGAAGTACATTAAAGAGGTGAACAACAAAAAATAA
- a CDS encoding DUF4271 domain-containing protein, translating into MEYTERIIESNDWATYLLVGCFALLVLAKYSYPKRFEEFAFLPIRDKYFTVRGKDDSIYHPFNIILFAIQAICVSIFIFLLFRAYKPSEIQTNEWLFIQIFSGYTIFVFIKLSIEKMLANIFSIDALIDQYLYQKLSHRNFLGLILFAGNLFFLYVLRTPHLSLLIFAICILILNTIALFYSYKKNGNLIASNFFHFILYLCALEISPYIILYKVFF; encoded by the coding sequence TTGGAGTACACCGAAAGAATTATAGAATCTAACGATTGGGCCACCTATTTGCTGGTTGGCTGCTTTGCGCTCCTGGTTCTGGCAAAATATAGCTATCCAAAGCGATTTGAGGAATTTGCATTTCTGCCCATTCGGGATAAGTACTTTACGGTGAGGGGGAAAGACGACAGTATTTACCATCCATTTAATATTATTCTATTCGCAATACAGGCAATTTGCGTTTCTATATTTATATTTCTTCTTTTTAGAGCTTACAAACCGTCGGAAATCCAAACCAATGAATGGTTATTTATTCAGATTTTCTCTGGCTATACAATTTTCGTTTTTATCAAACTTTCCATAGAAAAAATGCTGGCGAATATTTTTTCTATAGATGCTCTCATCGATCAATATTTATATCAAAAATTAAGTCACCGCAATTTTTTGGGTCTTATTCTTTTCGCGGGAAATCTCTTTTTTCTTTATGTTTTACGCACCCCCCATTTGTCCTTGCTTATTTTTGCCATCTGTATTTTAATACTAAATACTATTGCGCTGTTTTACAGTTATAAAAAAAACGGAAACTTAATCGCATCGAATTTCTTTCATTTTATTTTGTATCTTTGCGCACTTGAAATATCACCATATATCATTCTCTACAAGGTATTTTTTTGA